The Mesorhizobium loti genome includes a region encoding these proteins:
- a CDS encoding ABC transporter ATP-binding protein, giving the protein MRPAVEAKGVTRVFRGTGQDSVRALDNVSVAIRENEFFTLLGPSGCGKTTLLRLIAGFDFPTDGEILLYGQDIAPLPPFKRPVNTVFQSYALFPHMTVADNIGFGLKMLGRPKAEIEARVDAMLKLVHMQDLKSRRTSQISGGQQQRVALARALAPQPKVLLLDEPLSALDYKLRKEMQIELKRLQHETGITFIFVTHDQEEALTMSDRIAVMSSGNILQVGTPWDVYDHPAERFVADFIGETNFLTGTVENAGNGQAQVALRSGAKIRATAAVDFRAGSNATLMVRPEHAKLVEGRGDLSGTIENIVYFGTDTHIHVRLDEGDVFMVRQQNSRSAGCGFENGTRVGIQIGDNAAQLLKD; this is encoded by the coding sequence ATGCGGCCCGCCGTTGAGGCGAAGGGCGTCACCAGGGTCTTTCGGGGAACCGGCCAGGATTCGGTCAGAGCGCTCGACAACGTCTCCGTCGCGATCCGCGAAAATGAATTCTTCACGCTGCTTGGTCCATCCGGCTGCGGGAAGACGACGCTGCTCAGGCTGATTGCCGGCTTCGACTTTCCGACCGACGGCGAGATCTTGCTCTATGGCCAGGACATCGCGCCGCTGCCGCCGTTCAAGCGGCCGGTCAACACTGTCTTCCAGTCCTACGCGCTGTTCCCGCACATGACGGTCGCCGACAACATCGGCTTCGGCCTGAAGATGCTGGGCAGGCCGAAAGCCGAGATCGAAGCGCGTGTCGACGCGATGCTGAAACTCGTCCACATGCAGGATTTGAAGAGCCGCCGCACCAGCCAGATCTCCGGTGGCCAGCAGCAGCGCGTGGCGCTCGCCCGGGCGCTCGCACCGCAGCCGAAAGTGCTGCTGCTCGACGAACCCTTGTCGGCGCTCGACTACAAGCTGCGCAAGGAAATGCAGATCGAATTGAAGCGGCTGCAGCACGAGACCGGCATCACCTTCATCTTCGTCACCCACGACCAGGAAGAGGCGCTGACCATGTCGGATCGCATCGCGGTGATGTCGTCGGGCAACATCCTGCAGGTCGGCACGCCATGGGATGTCTATGACCACCCGGCGGAACGCTTCGTCGCCGACTTCATCGGCGAGACGAACTTCCTGACCGGCACGGTCGAAAATGCCGGCAATGGCCAGGCGCAGGTCGCCTTGCGTTCGGGTGCGAAGATACGCGCGACCGCCGCCGTGGACTTCCGCGCCGGCAGCAACGCAACGCTGATGGTCCGGCCCGAACATGCGAAGCTCGTCGAAGGCCGCGGCGATCTCAGCGGCACGATCGAGAACATCGTCTATTTCGGTACCGACACGCATATCCATGTCCGGCTGGACGAAGGCGATGTCTTCATGGTGCGCCAGCAGAATTCGCGCAGCGCCGGCTGCGGTTTCGAAAACGGCACCAGGGTTGGCATTCAGATCGGCGACAATGCCGC